The Scylla paramamosain isolate STU-SP2022 unplaced genomic scaffold, ASM3559412v1 Contig15, whole genome shotgun sequence DNA window TGGCCATAGAACCAATAGAGATGTTATTCTGctgaaatatataagtaaaaattgTTCACCTTGCTTTTACTCCCGAGTTCCGTCTCATTGAGAAATATTACTAATTTCGATAAAACATTCAGAAATTTCTCCATTATTTGTTGGGTGCTGTAATtcccacactactactacataaaatgtacagtcaatacctgacaGGTCCAGCCTGGATCTACTGAtatacacatcaatatattGGTATTGAGATGGCAAAGAAAAGCTGCCACACCTAATGTAAATGATGGAATAAAAGTACAGAGAAGGCATCCTTAGTCCCTACATTCATGTGTTTCTGTCACCTTTTGCAACATCTAGCCATAATGTAAAAAACAGGGAGACTACTGCAAGTAAGGGTACAATGAAAAGATAGTAGGAATAAATAAGACACTACAGTAGCACTACAGAAGCAGCTGTAGCCTCACCTGGTTCTGCTGCAGAACTACAAACTGGCCCAAGCTGCTCTTTATGAGCTGTGGCGTCTCTGAAACTatctgggaggaagaggagtcacCCGAAGACACAGAAGCCAGCAGAGCCGAGGTGGTGGCAGCCTCACCGCCTGTGGACATCTCTCCTGCCATGCCAATCAGCTCACCACCCTGCTGCAGCATGTCCATTTCACCTGTGCGGGAGAACCAAAAGTATGTAACACACAGCAGACAATAGTGAGTGATACATTCCCAATTTGTTGCCTCCTGTGGATAGAGATCAAGGCCAACACACAATTATGTATAAGTGCTTGAAAGGactataaatttattttttttgatggCCATGACAAATCTGCAGCTGATACTCACCAATGACCTGGTCATGGTCAGTGAGGGTGTCCACTTCCATTGGCTGGTGGTGAGCATGGGAGTCCAGCTGCTGAGACTCTTCCAGCACTCCactctctccaccctccacctccacaatgTTGCCCACTGTCACCCCATCAGAGATGAGCACTCCAGGAGTGTCCACCACCTGGGATCAACAAGTAGAGTAATAGTTAGGGATCACTAACAACACTAAGGGATCACTGTCTAAGAATGGCGTATAATGCATAGCAATTATAATACTTCTTGGCATGCAGGATTTCAGCATGGTAAATACAATAACCTTGATCACTTGCcagtttttagaaatgttagaAATGTCAACTTCTGAGAagtctagtaaaaaaaaattgagaatgaTCTAGTACAGGATTTCAATACCCAACTTTGGTTGTATTCAATCTATCTCTCCAGTCCTTAGGCTTTTGTTGTATCTAATTCCTTATGATCTCAATCATGTCTTCTATTGGCAACTTATCTTTCACAAAATATTCAACACACTTTGCCACCACAATCATTGAAAAGAACCTGTTTTCCTCTCACCTACATCACTGCCCCAGCATCCTCTGACTACTGCTAGTAATACaccaaaaataagtgaaatctGAAAGCTTGCCTCTGTAAGCAGTAATACTCACATGACCCTCAGTTGCCTCCTGCAGAGCCTCCAAGTCTGCCGGCTGGATGTTGAAGCCCACCAGACTCTCTAGGTCTTGGGACGTCAGCTGGCTCGTCAGCTCCCCAAGTGCCGAGGCATCAATGAACACTGTGTTGCCCCCCCTCACTGCCATCTTTGTCTGTGGATGAGCAGGATCATAATCTTTGGcggtcacacacaaacacaccaactaCCAAACAAAGGGATAaattggataaatatagatacaaatGTAGCTCAGGCTCTGTACAGATAGGTACTAACACTTGTTCACCTTCCCAACTCATCATGTGACTAACACCTCTAAACTCCAATCAAGTCAAAGGGTGCATTATTGCCAATATGGCTGAATAAATTACAAGATCTCATACATCTTTAA harbors:
- the LOC135097245 gene encoding uncharacterized protein LOC135097245 isoform X1, yielding MAVRGGNTVFIDASALGELTSQLTSQDLESLVGFNIQPADLEALQEATEGHVVDTPGVLISDGVTVGNIVEVEGGESGVLEESQQLDSHAHHQPMEVDTLTDHDQVIGEMDMLQQGGELIGMAGEMSTGGEAATTSALLASVSSGDSSSSQIVSETPQLIKSSLGQFVVLQQNQQNNISIGSMANRIITSGGQVVSTVSGPSSSNNSKPVVVNTSQLSGGVRQQMVVTSQAHPVRTEHQTRFLQEPSSHTPQSHSLLAKSLMQMGSDQENLATVQRASVLNYTVIALQMENFATTVIVQTVSTI
- the LOC135097245 gene encoding uncharacterized protein LOC135097245 isoform X2: MAVRGGNTVFIDASALGELTSQLTSQDLESLVGFNIQPADLEALQEATEGHVVDTPGVLISDGVTVGNIVEVEGGESGVLEESQQLDSHAHHQPMEVDTLTDHDQVIGEMDMLQQGGELIGMAGEMSTGGEAATTSALLASVSSGDSSSSQIVSETPQLIKSSLGQFVVLQQNQNNISIGSMANRIITSGGQVVSTVSGPSSSNNSKPVVVNTSQLSGGVRQQMVVTSQAHPVRTEHQTRFLQEPSSHTPQSHSLLAKSLMQMGSDQENLATVQRASVLNYTVIALQMENFATTVIVQTVSTI